In one window of Haloimpatiens sp. FM7315 DNA:
- a CDS encoding MBL fold metallo-hydrolase codes for MKVCFLGGAFEVGASSILVKINDKNILLDCGIRQGASKDPLPDFRAIQDMGGLDAIIISHAHLDHIGSLPIIAKEYKSAKIYMNNMTKDLTKVLLFDSLKIMNNRESEIPLYAEKDVEDMLNRIHTINYEVQFNIFQDISITFYNAGHIAGASSIYVKSSEGALFYSGDFSLFSQKTVEGGKFPKLRPDVAILESTYGDKLHSNREVEEKKLVSLVSECIDKKGKMLIPAFALGRAQEIILILKKAMNKGELKKINIYVDGMIKDINRVYKMNPLYLKNSLGKKILRGIEPFYEDNIRPITKKEERDRLLESKEPLVVISSSGMLTGGPSQGYAEQICSMENSYIVISGYQDEESPGRKLLNLLKDDEEKSIELNGKILPVKCRVERVGLSAHGDKSEIKAVIQKLSSKRVFLVHGDQKVIRSFSKELMEEYRGRVYTPSSGEEYELEINNPRKQLNKNLANRLNSALELNEENIKTLYEFIRKNYEDKLFNAEELSYIWSGEKEINEDKILDFQRLIVKSPYFESDARRLFLFKARNYEEVERDLEKTGLKPNEIDEKIREYFGKFNYKKSGFKMEENKVILYFDFPKAVDKSIYEVTERFKKDIFWEVIISDSFNSNAGEILIRSLIKYPIKKISYQLVEDKIVVDLEDNAKSSLKEGFNREKEEFKRITSINLEIKDELSEETLKGKDTKAFPKSKAMEQNAAIKYVDEYFYKEEFKPYKKA; via the coding sequence ATGAAGGTTTGTTTTTTAGGGGGAGCTTTTGAAGTAGGTGCAAGCTCTATACTTGTTAAAATAAATGATAAAAATATTCTTTTAGACTGTGGAATTAGGCAAGGAGCTTCTAAAGATCCACTCCCAGATTTTAGAGCTATTCAAGACATGGGTGGGTTAGATGCAATAATTATAAGTCATGCCCATTTAGATCATATAGGTTCTTTACCTATTATAGCGAAGGAATATAAATCTGCTAAAATATATATGAATAATATGACAAAAGACCTTACAAAAGTTCTTTTGTTTGATAGTCTTAAAATTATGAATAATAGAGAAAGTGAGATACCTTTATATGCTGAAAAGGATGTAGAGGACATGCTAAATAGAATTCATACTATAAATTATGAGGTTCAGTTTAATATTTTTCAGGATATAAGCATTACTTTTTATAATGCAGGACATATAGCTGGCGCTAGTTCTATATATGTAAAAAGCTCTGAAGGGGCTTTATTTTATTCTGGTGATTTTTCTTTGTTTTCTCAAAAGACTGTTGAGGGTGGTAAGTTTCCTAAATTAAGGCCAGATGTTGCTATCTTAGAATCCACTTATGGGGATAAACTTCATTCAAATAGAGAAGTTGAAGAAAAGAAATTAGTGAGTCTTGTTTCAGAATGTATAGATAAAAAGGGAAAGATGTTAATTCCAGCTTTTGCTCTAGGAAGGGCTCAGGAGATAATCCTTATATTAAAAAAAGCTATGAACAAAGGTGAATTAAAGAAAATTAATATTTATGTTGACGGTATGATAAAAGACATTAATAGGGTTTACAAGATGAATCCATTGTATTTAAAAAATTCCTTAGGGAAAAAGATATTAAGAGGAATTGAGCCTTTTTATGAGGATAACATAAGGCCAATTACTAAAAAAGAAGAAAGAGATAGGTTGTTAGAAAGTAAGGAGCCTTTAGTTGTAATATCAAGTTCTGGAATGCTTACAGGAGGTCCAAGCCAAGGATATGCTGAGCAAATATGCTCTATGGAGAATTCTTACATAGTCATAAGTGGTTATCAAGACGAGGAGTCTCCGGGAAGGAAACTTTTAAATTTATTAAAAGATGATGAGGAAAAGAGTATAGAGCTTAATGGTAAAATACTACCTGTAAAGTGTAGGGTTGAGAGAGTTGGGTTATCTGCTCATGGAGATAAAAGCGAGATAAAGGCAGTTATTCAAAAGCTTTCCTCAAAGAGAGTGTTTTTAGTCCATGGAGATCAAAAGGTCATAAGAAGTTTTTCAAAAGAATTGATGGAAGAGTATAGGGGAAGAGTCTACACTCCAAGTAGTGGAGAAGAGTACGAACTGGAGATAAATAACCCCAGGAAACAGCTTAATAAAAATTTAGCCAATAGACTAAATAGCGCTTTAGAGTTAAATGAAGAAAATATAAAAACTCTATATGAATTTATTAGGAAAAATTATGAAGATAAGCTTTTTAATGCGGAAGAGCTAAGCTATATTTGGAGCGGTGAAAAGGAAATTAATGAGGATAAAATTTTAGATTTTCAAAGGCTAATTGTAAAGTCTCCTTATTTTGAAAGTGATGCAAGAAGATTGTTTTTGTTTAAGGCAAGAAATTATGAAGAAGTAGAAAGAGATTTAGAAAAAACAGGGTTAAAGCCCAATGAAATAGATGAAAAGATAAGGGAGTATTTTGGAAAATTTAATTATAAAAAATCAGGTTTTAAAATGGAAGAGAATAAAGTGATTTTATATTTTGATTTTCCAAAGGCTGTTGATAAAAGCATCTATGAGGTAACTGAAAGGTTTAAAAAGGATATTTTCTGGGAAGTTATTATAAGCGATAGTTTTAATAGTAACGCTGGGGAGATTTTAATAAGAAGCCTTATAAAATATCCTATTAAGAAAATATCCTATCAGTTAGTTGAAGACAAAATAGTAGTTGATTTAGAGGATAATGCTAAATCTAGCTTAAAGGAAGGTTTTAACAGGGAAAAAGAAGAGTTCAAAAGGATAACTTCTATTAATTTAGAAATAAAAGATGAATTAAGTGAGGAGACATTAAAGGGTAAAGACACAAAAGCTTTTCCTAAATCTAAGGCTATGGAGCAAAATGCTGCTATAAAATACGTAGATGAGTATTTTTATAAGGAAGAATTTAAGCCTTACAAAAAAGCTTGA
- a CDS encoding DUF378 domain-containing protein, translated as MRTLDTIALLFVIVGAVNWGLIGFFGYDLVAALFGSLSAVTRIIYAIVGVAGLYSISFFSKHRSGIEE; from the coding sequence TTGAGAACATTAGACACCATTGCTCTTCTGTTTGTAATCGTTGGTGCAGTTAATTGGGGACTAATAGGTTTCTTTGGGTACGACCTAGTTGCAGCTTTATTTGGAAGTTTAAGTGCTGTTACTAGAATAATATATGCCATAGTTGGAGTTGCTGGTCTTTACTCCATATCCTTCTTTTCAAAACACAGAAGTGGCATAGAAGAATAA
- a CDS encoding Na+/H+ antiporter NhaC family protein, translating to MKKRGFIFLITMFILTISLNTLVFAAEVDTAAINAKKFGLWTLLPPIIAIVLAFITKNVVLSLFLGVLSGAFLLQLTYGNILYAIPNSFLMVVKEILNSLSDPWNAGIILQCLVIGGLISLISKMGGAKAVAEALSKGAKSPISVQIITWILGIFVFFDDYANSLIVGPIMRPVSDKMKISREKLAFIVDSTAAPISGIAVISTWVGYEVSLIKDGFSQIGQSTNAYGTFVSTIPYRFYNILILVFIAISAIMLREFGPMLKAEREARKGNLGETIEIDSKEMQPKEGIKLSIWNAIIPILVLIVGAFLGFYLNGYNAIMAGKDKELITLFNNSPLSLTALREAFGASDASVVLFESALFASIVAMIMGVWQKIFKISEAIDTFIEGSKTLMITGVILLLAWSLSSVIKDLGTAKFLVSILSNSIPGFLLPTIIFILAAIISFATGTSYGTMGILMPLTIPLANAVYSGDPKSLIISISAVLTGAIFGDHCSPISDTTILSSMGTSCEHIKHVKTQLPYAIFIAILTGVFGYIPAVMGVPVVLVLLLNVVLIGLAIRFIGKPV from the coding sequence ATGAAAAAAAGAGGATTTATTTTTTTAATTACCATGTTTATTTTAACTATATCATTGAACACATTGGTTTTTGCAGCAGAGGTAGATACTGCAGCCATTAATGCAAAAAAATTTGGACTATGGACACTACTACCACCAATTATAGCAATAGTACTTGCTTTTATAACTAAAAACGTAGTATTGTCATTGTTTTTAGGGGTGCTTTCAGGAGCATTTTTACTTCAATTAACTTACGGAAACATATTATATGCCATACCTAATTCATTTTTAATGGTGGTAAAAGAGATTTTAAACTCTCTTTCAGACCCTTGGAATGCAGGTATAATACTTCAGTGTCTAGTTATCGGTGGTCTTATCAGTTTGATTTCAAAAATGGGAGGAGCTAAAGCCGTTGCTGAAGCACTTTCAAAAGGGGCTAAGTCTCCTATAAGTGTTCAGATAATCACATGGATTTTAGGTATCTTTGTATTCTTTGATGATTATGCAAACTCTCTTATCGTTGGACCTATTATGCGTCCTGTATCTGACAAAATGAAAATATCTAGAGAAAAATTAGCTTTTATAGTTGACTCTACAGCAGCTCCTATATCTGGAATTGCAGTTATATCTACTTGGGTTGGATATGAAGTTAGTCTTATAAAAGATGGATTTAGTCAAATAGGTCAAAGTACAAATGCTTATGGAACATTTGTATCAACTATTCCTTATAGATTTTATAATATTTTAATATTAGTATTTATAGCTATATCTGCAATAATGCTTAGGGAATTCGGACCTATGCTTAAGGCGGAAAGAGAAGCAAGAAAGGGAAACCTTGGAGAAACTATAGAAATAGATTCAAAAGAAATGCAGCCAAAAGAGGGAATAAAATTAAGTATTTGGAATGCAATTATACCAATTTTAGTACTTATAGTTGGAGCCTTTTTAGGATTTTATTTAAATGGATATAATGCTATAATGGCTGGTAAAGATAAGGAGCTTATAACTCTTTTCAATAACTCACCTTTATCATTAACTGCTTTAAGAGAAGCCTTTGGAGCATCAGATGCCAGTGTAGTTTTGTTTGAATCTGCTTTATTTGCAAGCATTGTTGCTATGATAATGGGTGTTTGGCAAAAGATTTTTAAAATTTCAGAGGCTATTGACACTTTTATAGAAGGATCAAAAACTTTGATGATAACAGGAGTTATACTTCTTTTAGCTTGGTCTTTAAGTAGTGTTATAAAAGATCTTGGAACTGCTAAATTTTTAGTTTCAATTTTATCAAATTCAATACCAGGATTTTTACTTCCTACAATTATATTTATATTAGCTGCAATTATTTCCTTTGCAACAGGAACATCTTATGGAACTATGGGGATTTTAATGCCTCTTACAATTCCACTTGCAAATGCTGTTTATAGTGGAGATCCAAAATCTTTAATTATAAGTATAAGTGCTGTTTTAACAGGAGCTATATTTGGAGACCACTGTTCTCCAATTTCAGATACAACCATACTTTCTTCTATGGGAACCTCCTGCGAGCATATAAAGCATGTAAAAACTCAGCTCCCTTATGCCATATTTATTGCTATTTTAACAGGGGTTTTTGGTTATATACCTGCTGTTATGGGAGTTCCAGTTGTTTTAGTTTTACTTTTAAATGTAGTTCTAATAGGGCTTGCAATCAGATTTATAGGAAAACCTGTATAA
- a CDS encoding DUF2284 domain-containing protein has protein sequence MMILPVTYKVVSCDMNTLFKYYKKDTIRGYCKTCPNYNKIWSCPQYDFEEESYLREYNYAYIIGAKLYLKDIEKELERMNFKSNTEILTFAYNSIRNIVDKKSLSIEKNINNSRILMGGKCLICKTCQRTKSKPCLHPESLRYSLESLGFEVSSITKEILKEDLLFSKDQLPKYCLSISSLLTNDKISKEEIFKFLV, from the coding sequence ATGATGATTTTACCAGTTACATATAAAGTAGTTTCCTGTGATATGAACACTTTATTTAAATATTATAAAAAAGATACAATAAGGGGCTATTGCAAGACTTGCCCTAACTATAATAAGATTTGGTCCTGTCCTCAATACGATTTTGAAGAAGAGTCCTACTTAAGAGAATATAATTACGCCTACATAATTGGTGCAAAATTATATTTAAAGGATATAGAAAAAGAACTTGAAAGGATGAATTTTAAAAGCAACACCGAAATTCTAACCTTCGCCTACAACTCAATTAGAAACATTGTTGACAAAAAGTCTTTAAGTATTGAAAAAAACATAAATAATTCTAGAATTCTAATGGGAGGCAAATGCCTTATCTGTAAAACCTGTCAGCGTACCAAAAGTAAGCCTTGCCTACATCCTGAAAGCTTAAGATACTCTCTTGAAAGCTTAGGCTTTGAAGTCTCAAGTATTACAAAAGAAATATTAAAGGAAGACCTATTATTTTCAAAAGACCAGCTTCCTAAATACTGTCTATCTATATCTTCTCTTCTTACCAATGATAAGATTTCTAAGGAAGAAATATTTAAATTTCTTGTTTAA
- a CDS encoding NADP-dependent glyceraldehyde-3-phosphate dehydrogenase: MFKEICSNHKAYKNLYNGTWIESSNNLIEIKSPIDGTILGRVQAMEKEDVNKAIKAAKESQIAWKNTPLNQRASILHKASELLKEKAEELSILLQFEIGKNKSSSLSEIKRTSDFIKFTADEGKHIKGETLGGENFPGFSKNKLSFVTRVPLGVVVCISPFNYPINLAASKIAPALVTGNSVVFKPATKGAISGLYLAQIFNKAGVPAGVLNTITGKSSEIGDFLVTHKDINFINFTGSTKTGEHIAKIAGMVPMLMELGGKDPAIVLKDADLKKAAEHIVKGAFNYSGQRCTAIKRVLVIDSIADKLIEKILPLAEKLSVGSPLEDAFITPLIDEKSSDFVESLIEDAVKKGATLLTKNKQSKNLITPVILDRVTSDMQIAWEEPFGPVLPIIRVKDIEEAIKISNASKYGLQASVFTKDINTAFYLSDKLDVGTVQINNEPERGPDHFPFTGVKASGMGTQGIKYSIDAMTRRKTIVFNLDEKTP; encoded by the coding sequence TTGTTTAAAGAAATTTGCAGCAATCATAAGGCTTATAAAAATCTTTATAATGGTACTTGGATAGAAAGCTCTAATAATCTAATTGAAATTAAGTCCCCTATAGATGGCACTATATTGGGTAGAGTTCAGGCTATGGAGAAGGAAGATGTAAATAAAGCTATTAAAGCCGCAAAAGAAAGCCAAATAGCCTGGAAAAATACTCCCTTAAACCAAAGGGCTTCTATACTTCATAAAGCTTCAGAGCTTCTTAAGGAGAAGGCTGAAGAGCTATCCATACTTTTGCAGTTTGAAATAGGCAAAAACAAATCCTCCTCCCTGTCAGAAATAAAACGAACTTCCGATTTTATAAAGTTTACAGCAGATGAGGGAAAACACATAAAAGGTGAAACCCTAGGTGGAGAAAATTTTCCCGGTTTTAGTAAAAACAAACTATCTTTTGTAACTAGAGTTCCCCTTGGAGTTGTTGTTTGCATCTCCCCTTTTAATTATCCAATAAACTTAGCTGCCTCTAAAATAGCCCCTGCACTAGTTACTGGAAATAGCGTAGTATTTAAACCTGCTACTAAAGGAGCTATAAGTGGGCTATATTTAGCACAGATTTTTAACAAAGCTGGGGTTCCAGCTGGAGTTTTAAATACAATTACAGGTAAAAGTTCTGAAATAGGTGATTTTCTTGTTACACATAAGGATATTAACTTTATAAACTTTACAGGAAGCACTAAAACCGGAGAGCATATAGCTAAAATCGCTGGTATGGTCCCTATGCTAATGGAACTTGGAGGCAAAGACCCTGCAATAGTACTTAAAGATGCGGACCTAAAAAAAGCAGCAGAGCATATAGTTAAAGGTGCCTTTAACTATTCTGGTCAAAGGTGCACTGCTATAAAAAGAGTTTTAGTTATAGATTCTATTGCAGATAAACTAATAGAAAAAATCCTTCCCTTAGCTGAAAAGCTATCTGTAGGTTCACCTTTAGAGGATGCTTTTATAACTCCTCTTATAGATGAGAAAAGTTCAGATTTTGTTGAAAGCCTTATAGAGGATGCAGTTAAAAAAGGTGCTACCTTGCTTACTAAAAATAAACAAAGTAAAAATCTAATAACACCTGTCATACTTGATAGGGTTACTTCAGATATGCAGATTGCTTGGGAAGAACCCTTTGGACCAGTTTTACCAATAATTAGAGTAAAAGATATAGAGGAGGCTATAAAAATCAGTAATGCCTCAAAATATGGTCTTCAGGCCTCTGTTTTCACAAAAGATATAAACACAGCCTTCTACCTATCAGATAAGCTAGACGTTGGAACTGTACAAATAAATAATGAACCTGAAAGAGGGCCTGACCACTTTCCTTTTACTGGCGTAAAAGCTTCAGGTATGGGAACTCAAGGTATAAAATACAGCATAGATGCAATGACAAGGAGAAAAACCATAGTTTTTAATCTAGATGAAAAAACCCCTTAA
- a CDS encoding type 1 glutamine amidotransferase — MEINICHLYPDLLNVYGDVGNILILKHRAEQRGIKVNIHNVSVGDIFHKENYDIVFFGGGQDYEQSIVSRDLIETKVDSLKEYIEDGKVFLSICGGYQLLGKYYTTPEGNKLNGLGILDLYTEAGNTRFIGNTVIYNEMFKETYVGFENHSGRTYIGKNLLPLGKVQAGYGNNGEDGYEGCIYKNTFCTYFHGSLLSKNPELADRLIYKALEKKYKTFEFLKLDNSLEIKAKKFIVKRETSK; from the coding sequence ATGGAAATAAATATATGTCATTTGTATCCTGATTTGTTAAATGTTTATGGAGATGTGGGAAACATACTCATATTAAAGCATAGAGCGGAGCAAAGAGGTATTAAAGTAAACATACACAATGTATCTGTAGGAGATATATTTCATAAAGAAAATTATGATATTGTGTTTTTCGGCGGTGGTCAAGACTATGAGCAGTCTATAGTTTCAAGGGATTTGATTGAAACTAAGGTAGACTCCTTAAAGGAGTACATAGAAGATGGAAAGGTATTTTTGTCTATATGCGGTGGATATCAACTTTTAGGTAAGTACTACACAACTCCAGAGGGAAACAAGTTAAATGGACTTGGAATACTTGATTTATATACAGAGGCAGGAAACACCAGATTTATAGGAAATACAGTTATATACAATGAAATGTTTAAAGAGACTTATGTTGGCTTTGAAAATCACTCTGGTAGAACTTACATAGGAAAGAATTTATTGCCACTTGGAAAAGTTCAGGCAGGTTATGGCAATAACGGGGAAGATGGATATGAGGGATGTATTTATAAAAATACTTTTTGTACATATTTTCATGGTTCACTTCTATCTAAGAATCCGGAACTAGCAGATAGGCTTATATACAAAGCCCTTGAGAAGAAATATAAGACTTTCGAATTTTTAAAACTAGACAATTCCTTAGAAATAAAGGCTAAGAAGTTTATAGTTAAAAGAGAAACTAGTAAATAA
- a CDS encoding MurT ligase domain-containing protein, with translation MFKIYAKTFFSIAMSKIAIKFLKTFFKGGSNFPGKIALKIDPKVLKTVAKGYKVILITGTNGKTTTTNMIYNIIKNSGNKVITNSTGANMFPGIVSCFVDNFSFNSSEEDKFAVIEVDEANVKFITRFISPNIITITNLFRDQLDRYGEVYTTLNKILDGVTLSPKSKLVLNGDESLLGDIGLGNDLIYYGFKTYNHSNKTIDMNADAKFCKKCKEPYKYNFVTYNHLGDYYCENCGYKRPDLKYAVDNILEVTEEYSLVTINGDEISINQPGTYNIYNGLCAYAVCGELEIEKDTIARSLKNQTSSFGRQESIDIEAKELKIILVKNPAGYDEAINTIILNKGSLDMAFLLNDNYADGRDVSWIWDVNFEKLKSLDIGSILISGIRLYDMAIRLKTAGLDENKFSLSENYEDILKGIKSSKNEKIYILATYTAMIDFRKFLYSNGYIKKLW, from the coding sequence GTGTTTAAAATTTACGCAAAGACGTTTTTCAGTATAGCGATGTCGAAGATAGCAATTAAATTTTTAAAAACTTTTTTTAAGGGAGGAAGTAATTTTCCAGGGAAAATAGCTTTAAAAATAGATCCCAAGGTTTTAAAAACAGTTGCTAAAGGTTATAAGGTAATATTAATTACTGGAACTAATGGAAAGACTACAACTACTAATATGATCTATAACATAATAAAAAATTCTGGAAATAAAGTTATTACAAATAGCACTGGAGCTAATATGTTTCCGGGAATTGTAAGCTGTTTTGTTGATAATTTTTCTTTTAATTCTAGTGAGGAAGACAAGTTTGCAGTTATTGAAGTAGATGAGGCCAATGTTAAGTTTATAACTAGGTTTATTTCCCCAAACATAATAACTATAACTAACTTATTTAGAGACCAGTTAGATAGATATGGAGAAGTTTATACAACCTTAAACAAAATACTTGATGGGGTTACTTTAAGTCCAAAGTCAAAATTAGTTTTAAATGGCGATGAATCATTGCTTGGAGATATAGGTCTTGGAAATGATTTAATATACTATGGATTTAAAACCTACAACCATTCTAATAAAACTATAGATATGAATGCAGATGCTAAATTCTGTAAGAAGTGCAAAGAACCATATAAATATAATTTTGTAACATATAACCACTTAGGCGATTATTATTGTGAAAACTGTGGATATAAAAGGCCGGATTTAAAATATGCTGTGGATAATATATTAGAGGTAACTGAGGAATATTCATTGGTTACAATAAATGGAGATGAAATTTCCATAAATCAGCCAGGTACCTACAACATATACAATGGACTTTGTGCTTATGCTGTATGTGGAGAGTTAGAAATTGAAAAAGATACTATTGCCAGAAGTTTAAAGAATCAGACTAGTAGCTTTGGTAGACAAGAGAGTATAGATATTGAGGCAAAAGAACTAAAGATAATTTTGGTAAAGAACCCAGCAGGTTATGATGAGGCAATAAATACCATTATTTTAAACAAGGGAAGTTTAGATATGGCTTTTCTTTTAAATGATAACTATGCAGATGGTAGAGATGTATCTTGGATATGGGATGTAAATTTTGAAAAGCTAAAAAGCCTTGATATAGGGAGCATATTGATTTCTGGTATAAGATTGTACGATATGGCAATAAGATTAAAAACCGCAGGACTTGATGAGAATAAATTCTCTTTATCCGAAAATTATGAGGATATACTTAAGGGGATTAAGTCTTCAAAAAATGAAAAAATCTATATTTTAGCTACATATACTGCTATGATTGACTTTAGAAAATTTCTTTATAGTAATGGGTATATAAAAAAACTATGGTAA
- a CDS encoding CapA family protein — MGSRYNRKKHNYKVRNLKRFALSCATTLLVLILLVSGIYSLINKNFNSGKNVAEKTNTVKKIENKEKAKKDSDSSALDKNKSTNAGEGKITEVLITSAGDCTLGSDTKFGYANSLPCVLDQNNKDFSYFFKNVKDIFSKDDLTLVNLETTFTNATTKATKTFNFKADPSYAKALTLGSIEAVNISNNHIHDYLDKGFEDTKKALEDEKVPYFGEGNKVIKTVKGHNFGLLGYQGWNFSEDLKDKVEKDIKELKDKNCTVIINFHWGLEGNYLPYDVQKSLGHFAIDKGADLVIGHHPHVVQSIEKYNDKIICYSMGNFCFGGNFNPKDKDTFVFQTKFKFDNNKLLGYDTKVIPFSISSKKNINDYCPTIAEGSEKIRILNKLKDLSPSYKDNVKDEFLPVKAN; from the coding sequence ATGGGGAGTAGGTATAACAGGAAAAAACACAATTATAAGGTTAGAAATTTAAAGAGGTTTGCTCTTTCCTGTGCTACAACTTTATTAGTGTTAATATTGTTAGTTTCTGGAATATATTCGCTGATTAATAAAAATTTTAATAGTGGAAAGAATGTAGCTGAAAAAACAAATACAGTTAAAAAAATAGAGAACAAAGAGAAGGCGAAAAAGGATTCTGATAGTTCAGCTTTGGATAAAAATAAAAGTACAAATGCTGGAGAAGGCAAAATTACTGAAGTACTAATTACCTCTGCAGGGGATTGTACTTTAGGCTCAGATACCAAGTTTGGATATGCAAATAGTCTTCCTTGTGTTTTGGATCAAAACAATAAGGATTTCTCATATTTTTTCAAAAATGTAAAAGACATCTTTTCAAAGGATGATTTAACACTTGTAAATCTAGAAACAACTTTTACAAATGCAACAACAAAAGCAACAAAAACTTTTAATTTTAAAGCAGATCCATCTTATGCAAAGGCTTTAACTCTAGGCTCTATTGAAGCCGTTAATATATCAAATAATCACATTCACGATTATTTAGATAAGGGTTTTGAGGATACTAAAAAGGCCTTAGAAGATGAAAAGGTACCTTATTTTGGGGAAGGAAATAAAGTCATAAAAACTGTAAAAGGTCACAACTTTGGATTATTAGGATATCAAGGTTGGAACTTTAGTGAAGATTTGAAAGATAAAGTAGAAAAGGATATTAAAGAGTTAAAGGATAAGAACTGCACAGTTATAATAAATTTTCACTGGGGACTTGAGGGAAACTATTTGCCTTATGATGTTCAAAAAAGCTTAGGACATTTTGCAATAGATAAGGGAGCTGACCTTGTAATAGGACACCATCCTCATGTAGTTCAAAGCATAGAAAAATACAATGATAAAATAATATGCTATAGCATGGGAAATTTCTGTTTTGGAGGGAATTTTAATCCCAAAGATAAGGATACCTTTGTTTTTCAAACTAAGTTCAAATTTGATAATAATAAGCTTTTAGGATATGATACTAAAGTAATTCCATTCAGTATATCTTCAAAGAAAAATATAAATGATTACTGTCCTACAATTGCTGAAGGTAGCGAAAAAATCAGGATATTAAACAAATTAAAAGATCTATCCCCAAGCTATAAGGACAATGTAAAAGATGAATTTTTGCCAGTAAAAGCAAATTAA
- a CDS encoding sodium-dependent transporter, with product MKRDNFGSSFGVLAAAAGSAIGLGNIWKFPYITGKNGGAAFILVYLACIACVGIPVMLAEFALGRKAQKNTVGAFKELAPGKPWYLSGGLSVLTAFIILSFYAIIAGWVFAYMFRAGSGELMSVSAGNLESYFGGVISNSKEPMLWTLLIISLTASIVLFGVKKGIEKCSKILMPILFVILVALMIRSVTLDGASKGLEFLFKPDFSKLTKEGVLEALGHSFYSLSLGMGIIMTYGSYVDKKENMMSLSLKVIIADTLIALMAGVVIFPAVFAYGFKPGQGPGLIFVTLPAVFKAMPYGGVFATLFFLLIAIAAITSTISLMEVVVACVSEQFNMNRKKAVALITVGLFLLSIPSNLSFGPWANVKIFGKNFFDFFDFITSNIFLPVGGILVCVFASFVFGVKNTITEITSDGIYKFKLKNLFVIGIKFVAPILIGIILLHSIGVFNLIGSDKINAKTLSVYGGFLLLPCILIYRYMVKRAEYAKKS from the coding sequence ATGAAAAGAGACAATTTTGGATCAAGTTTTGGAGTATTAGCAGCAGCTGCAGGATCGGCTATAGGTTTAGGAAACATATGGAAATTCCCTTATATTACAGGGAAAAATGGAGGAGCTGCTTTTATATTAGTTTATTTAGCTTGTATTGCTTGTGTTGGAATTCCAGTTATGCTTGCAGAATTTGCTTTGGGAAGAAAAGCTCAAAAAAATACAGTTGGAGCTTTTAAAGAATTAGCACCAGGAAAACCATGGTATTTATCAGGTGGATTATCAGTACTTACAGCATTTATAATTTTATCATTTTACGCAATTATAGCAGGATGGGTTTTTGCATATATGTTTAGAGCAGGTAGTGGAGAACTTATGAGCGTCAGTGCAGGCAATTTAGAAAGTTACTTTGGCGGAGTAATATCAAATAGCAAAGAACCTATGCTTTGGACTTTACTTATTATAAGCTTAACAGCTTCAATAGTTTTATTTGGTGTTAAAAAAGGTATAGAAAAATGTAGCAAGATTCTTATGCCAATATTATTTGTAATATTAGTAGCCCTTATGATAAGATCTGTAACTTTAGATGGAGCTTCAAAGGGATTGGAGTTTTTATTTAAACCTGATTTTTCAAAGCTAACTAAAGAAGGGGTTTTAGAAGCCTTAGGACATTCTTTTTACTCTCTTAGCTTAGGTATGGGTATAATTATGACTTATGGTAGTTATGTTGACAAAAAAGAAAATATGATGAGCTTATCCTTAAAAGTAATTATTGCAGATACTTTAATTGCATTAATGGCAGGGGTTGTTATATTCCCAGCAGTTTTTGCCTATGGTTTTAAACCAGGTCAAGGACCAGGACTTATATTTGTAACTCTTCCAGCGGTTTTCAAAGCTATGCCTTATGGTGGAGTGTTTGCAACTTTATTCTTCCTTCTTATTGCTATTGCAGCAATTACTTCTACTATATCTCTTATGGAAGTTGTAGTTGCCTGTGTATCTGAGCAGTTTAACATGAATAGAAAGAAAGCTGTAGCTCTTATAACTGTAGGATTATTCTTATTATCAATACCTAGTAATTTATCCTTTGGACCTTGGGCAAATGTAAAGATATTTGGAAAGAACTTCTTTGATTTCTTTGATTTTATTACATCCAATATATTCCTACCTGTAGGTGGAATACTAGTATGTGTTTTTGCTTCCTTTGTATTTGGAGTTAAAAATACAATTACTGAAATCACAAGTGATGGCATCTATAAATTTAAGCTTAAAAACTTATTTGTAATTGGAATTAAGTTTGTAGCACCTATACTAATAGGCATCATTCTATTACACTCTATAGGAGTATTTAATTTAATAGGTTCAGATAAAATAAATGCTAAAACACTTTCAGTATATGGTGGATTTTTGCTTTTACCTTGTATATTAATTTACAGATACATGGTTAAGCGTGCAGAGTATGCTAAAAAATCTTAA